Genomic DNA from Lactuca sativa cultivar Salinas chromosome 8, Lsat_Salinas_v11, whole genome shotgun sequence:
acgtacgcccaacatatgctAGCCTTGACCAGAAGTGGGAAGTTGACCCAGTACATGCAGTGTACCAgggtgtatgcccaacgtactgacCAACTTCCTTAATACTtcttttgtgacttaatccattaagtcctaacGACCAAAATATAGATCCAGGTCCTTTAAAacatcctaatccataaagttacaaactttatgtctTTGCTTGCATAGATTGGGGTTAAAACATGATTTAAGTCCTTATACAAACTTTGTGACCatcaaacacttgcatggttgtggcttaaccatcaaggtccgatttttatgactctaaatgcttccaagagctcaaaaggacaaCTCTTATGGTCTGAAACTACCAAGACACAAGAAACCTCAACAATGGAGTCAAAATAACCCATAAAACACCCCAACACTACAACTAAGCATGCAATGGTCAAGTTTaaagcttgatacctcaaatgagtcaaaaatggtgctaatcccctggatctacaagctctcttcaagtccttgctccttcttcaaacttctttctcttcacaatcatcaaaacaacaccaaaaTTCTCAAAGTAAGCTCCAAAATACAAACAAGAGGGTTAGGGTTCAAGTTGGGCTCTAAGAGAACAAGGGAGACTGAGAAGATAAGGGGTTTTGAAgattataagttgtttaaatagggtgtaaaccctaaaatttacAGTTTGCATCTGGTCaccctacgcccaacgtacgcttgGGTATACCCAGCGTACGCTGGGAGTCCCCCAATATGCGCCTCACAGGCGTACGCCATGCATAAACcctgtatgcccagcgtacactcCGTCCCAAAAATCccattatttttaacaattataacTTGAATAAAAGCAATACCATACCTGATAAATTCCAGACATtacacatttataataaaaaaaatattcttaCCATCCCAAATTTTGAGCTTTGCCATACGTAGGAGGATGATAACACATGCATTATCATTTTGATTCAAACAAATCATTTTACAACAAGTATGTATAATAAGGCAATATCAAAAGTAGATTGCCTTTTTTACCTTTGGACAAAAAAACATATGTTGATTGAGAAACACGGACACAAACATATATTAAAGAAATATATGATTCATTCCCAAAAAAGTAGTTTTTACTGCAAGGGTAAATAAGTCATTTTGAAGAAATAATATATGTAGACACTAAACCTTTCGGAAAggtactccacttttacttttctttatttctaTTTTCATCCGATCCAAACACAAAACTAATTAAACTGAATTTTACATCATCAAATACAAACACAAAATCCAATCCAAACACACACACTGAAACACTAACAGACACACACAATAAGGGTAAATAGGTTATTTTACAAGAATGTATAATACGACAATATCAAAATTACATTTGCCTTTTTTCACCTTTGGAAAAAAATGCATATGCTGATTAAGACACACAGACACACGCATATATTAAAGAATATACAAATCATTCaaattaaaattagtttttacaGCAAGTCTAAATAAGTCATTTTGAATAAATAACATATGTTGACACTAAACCCTTCGGGAAGGTACACTCCatttttacttttctttatttaattTTTCATCCAATCCAAACACATAATCCAATCCAATTAACACAAAACTAAATAAACTGAATTTTACTTCATCGAATCCAAACACACAcaaagagagtgagagagagagagagagagaatagaaAATATGTTTATTAAAAACCCACTAACAAGCCACTGATACATATACTAAACACATAAACTATAATCAGATGTAAAAAATTAATCagtaaatcaaaaaataattgCTAACCTTATGAAGCTGATATTCGAACGTGATGCTGCAAAGTCTAGATTTCACGAAATTGTGATAACAACTGAACAAGATTATACTTATACATAACTTTGAATAACGATTTTGGAAAGGATATGAAGAAATTAATATTGTGATTCATATCATActattttaaattatttgatttCAAATTCTATAATTATGAAAGGTATATTTAAATTACATGATTTTAAAAAGGAAGAAACCATATTTATGTTTTGACAATTATGTTGACAATTATTTCACTTCAATACATTCCAACTAAAATTTCTAGTCACCATTAATAAGTTTTCAACTTTCCAAACTAGACAACTTAATTTAgttaatattaattttattttattttatgatgacATCATCAAAATGATCAAATGGGTGAAATTAATCAAGGAAACACAATGAATTGTTTTGATTGTTGAAAGTGATGTCATCAAGTTTCTCTTTTAGTATATATAGACACTAAACCCTTCGGGAAGGTACGCAatttttacttttctttatttttttcatcCAATCCAAACACATAATCCAATCCAATTAACACAGAACTAATTAAACTAAATTTTACTACATCCAATCCAAACATAGAATCCAATCCAAACACtcacacacaaacacaaacacacacacatagataGATAAATAGATAGATAGGTAGATAGATGTAGATAGAGGTAGAcaaagagagatagatagatagatagatagatagatagatagataaagagagagagagagagagagagagagagagagaataaaaaATCCACAAATAAGCCATTGATACATATAATGAACACATAAACTATAATTAGATATAAGAAATTAatcaataaatcaaaaataaaaaaagaaattacTAACCTTATGAAGCTGATATTCGAACGTGATGCTTCAACGTCCATATTTCATGAATTTGTGATAACAACTGAATGAGATTATACTTATATATAATTTTGAACAACGATTTTGTAAAggatatgaagaaaataataatgTGATTCATATCATAATATTTTGAGTTCTTTGATTTCAAATTCTATAATTATGAAACGTATATACAAATTACATGATTTTAAAAAGGAAGGAACCATATTTATGTTTTGACAATTATGTTCACATTTATTTTActttaatacattttaattaaaacTTCAGTCACCATTAATaagttttcaaattttcaaacgtATTCAACTTAATTTAGttaatatcaattttattttattttatgattacATCATCAAAATGATCCAATAGATGAAATTAATCAAGGAAATATAATGAATGATTCTGACTATTGAATGTGATGTaagtttctttatatatatatatatatatatatatatatatatatatatatatacacacacacacacacacacatatatatatatatatatatatgtgagagagagagagagaggaaggatcatttgagaactcatagtttctcgagaacccgagaactaattTTAAGCCATTAGATAAAAAAAAGAATGGTCAAGATGCAAGGTGGCGTTTTTGTAAATAAGTTATTGATTAAAAAGAAAAGGGCATCATAATTAAACACAAGAGGGGTCCAATAGGGAACAAAAATATAATTAGATAATTTCCTAAATCTGATAAATTAAATTTGcaatccttctctctctctctttctctctctctctctctctctctctctctctctctctctctctctctctctctctctctttctctaaccCGCAATCTATAATCCTCCCCCGCATTGAGCTTATTCTCCAATGTTTCCCTGCATCAACCTCTTCTTCAGTGGTGGATCGTCTTCGGTGTCATATAATCTCTACCTCCTTTGTCGATGAGTCGTTCATCTAATATATTGCTTTCTCCCAAAATCAACATCAATGATGTCCATATCTGAAATTAACCACCATTCCTTCCTCGACCTCTTGTCTCGGACAGATTTTGAATGCATAACTTTCGCGTCTCTAAAATTTTGTCTGGATATGGAGTTAATCATCATTCATTTACCGTTTTCCCGTCTCTAATGAAGTCCTTTAAAATAATCGGTTTGATTTCATCATCCTAGTTATACTAACAAGTTTATGCTCTTGATAATTCGTTTTAGGGCAAAAAAAGTTATTCCAGATTGATCACTGGTTATAGGACAATGAAGAGTTCTTGGTTACTTATTTATGTCAATTTTTTGTTAAACCTAAAAGTGCTTTCGAAGTTTTGTTGATAAACTTAATTAATATGTTAGATAGCCTAACAATTCCAAAAAACCAGTAGCTTGGTTTAGGGCCTAGGTTGCTTATGCACACACTACTGTTTTTTGGTTAATGGTTGCGCATACAGGTAAACCTTAATGAGTGTTCTCGAGACTTTCATCCATGATCCTCTTGTGAAGTAGACTAAAACTCATAAGTCTAGTGGAGTATAAGTTCAGAACCCTCCTTCCATCAACTAAAGAAAATGTTACTTATGGGCTCCAAGCATAATGGATATGTTTTTTTGGATGGAGTCATTGGATATTTTAAcaataaacatgtttatatattttattgATGAGCATTTATTGTGATGTGAATACAATTAATATGAAAAGAGACACTAAACCACATGAATATTCATCCGCTTGGCAAGGTTTTGTGTTATCAAACTACCTTTTCTATAGTTCCTAGGTTATGCACTTCATTACATTTGCTCATAAGTTCATTCATGCTGATCCGAAAGTTATAGTGCAAATGTTATCCAAGGTTTGTTCGTCTCCAATTATCTGTCACAGTAACCTTTCTGCTGAGTTTCATCATTTCATGAAACCGCTGAATTTTTGGGAATTATTATGGATAAAATCTAAATTCAGCTGTTTGGTATTTCTTTTGAACTGGTTTGCCTTCTTGGAAATGTGTACTTTCACTCATTTGATATGTAATTTCATTTTGCAGCTTAAGTGGGATTAAAACAAAAGCCTGGAATGAGTCCACCTCATGGTGCAGACTAGATGATCCAAACCAACAGATTGTTGTGGAGGATATATTTGATGGATATGGTGGACGACTTATGCTTGTTGACATGGTTAGATTAGAAAATATAGAACAAGCTGGTCAAACTAGATTCAAAGCCAAAATGCAGGTAATTTTCAAGTTGACTAAAACTTTTCATTTGTTCAAAAAGAATTATAAAAAGTTACtaaaaaattgttcattttttATTGATTAATTAGTGCtcttgaatcacatgtaattccaCTACAGTAACCTAAAAGGTTAGTGAAATTAAGATGTCCGATCGAtaaaaatcacatgtaattcatatatgagtcacatgttattcacatatgaattacatgtgattcacatgtaaattacaagggattcacatgtaaatcacaagtgaatgacatatgaattacatgtgattcacatatgaattacgtctatatgcacacatgcattttgtgagtgtgttattcgttaattattttttacaattttcttgtcaatttcaaatttgaatattaaaatatacaatcacatgtgaatatcacattatataatcacatgtgaatatcacattatataatcgAATGTAAATCttaaatgatatatacatatgcatttttatgagtgttcttgcattaatcatttttttttattttcttgtagatttgaaagaatttgtggaaaattttgaagatgcaaaaagtgataaattgaagaaaatataaaaatcttaatatgaagaaatgataacaTTATGAATCTTTGtagcttttttttttatatattattttgtatCGAACAAAATACTTGTAtcattatgtttatagattgattaataaaaatatgatattttattattACTTATGAATATTGAAAAACTACGCATATATGCACAAAAAACGTTgagtttttttgttaaaaaaatcaggttttttttttaaataatattctatgttttttttttaatttaccgatttttaaaattttactttttcaaaaaaatgcagttttttttgaaaaaaagtgcagtttttttttttataaaaaattacaagttttttttttgaaaaagtttttttttttttgaaaagttgcagtttctttttgaaaaaaaatgcagttgtttaagaaaaaaaatgcagtttgtttaataaaaaaacagcaggtttttttttaaactacatttttttatttttaaattacagttttttttttaaattgcagtttctttttgaaaaaaaatgcagtttttttagaaaaattacttttttttccattttttttagattcatgttttctaaaaaaaattaaagaaactctatttaaaaaaaattattaaaaaaaattccgaaatttgatttattattttaattttgtcCAACAACACAAAAAATTTAAACATTAATAGAGATCGGTAAGTTTACGATCATTGTTCTTATTAACTTTTGATCTAACGTTCCACTTTTAGTTTTCAagttctcgggaaactatgaaTTCTCAGCCGATCtaaaccctctctctctctctctctctctctctctatatatatatatatatatatatatatatatatatatatatatatatatatatatatatatatatatatatatatatatatataactgttttctttttaataaaaaaccaCCAAAAATTTCTCTCAAGAAAAACAACGAACAGGGGACGACCTCGTTCCCGAGAGgtaaaggaatttatctaaggtgcCAAAGAGTCCCCTCCTAATAAGTAGGGCTTTGCTGGTCTTGCAAGCATTCGTCTACGTTTGCTCGCAAAACTGCTAAGGTTAAGACGCTGCTTGGACTGACTCTTGCTATTGGAAACATATGCTCCCTAACGGTTTGGAATTTGGGGATTTCATGCCCCACGAGTGAGTTGCCAAGTGCCCCCTAGGAGGGCCAGTCTACCACAAGATCAAGTTGAAAAATTGATTAGATTACTTAATTCgtcttgattttttttattaatattatgtaTTACCCTCTTGTAGTCTTATTATTACAAAGATAAGACGAGTCGGTATGGATCCAATGAGAAGCAACGGGGGTGAGGTGGCACCCCTCAACACCGTTATGACACGGGGAACACCGCCCCTCCTGCTCGTTGCTTCTCGTCGAGGTGAATCTCGTTGGGGTGGCGACGGGAAGAAacgaagaaaaattaaaaaaaattaccgtTTGATTTGCAACGGTTTGAAAAAAaagttaattattaaaaaaaacaacattttatCCTATAAATACTctcattttatttaaaattttcacaCACTTTCTCTTATCCTCTCTACATACTTTCAATTATCTTCAAAAAAAATATTGATCTTTTCGACTCGTCCGATGATTCAGATGACGATATTTTCTTTAGGATGATGTATCATTATTACACTACCGACCTGCTACAACCAGACCCAGCCCCGCTACTAACAAGACGTGCGATGTTAAATAGAAATCGCCAGGAAGGACACGAACATCTATATCGCGATTACTTTGCGGATAATTGTGTATACGGGGCGAAGGACTTCAAAAGAAGATTTCGTTTGAGTAGGGATGTGTTCTTACGAATCGCCAACGCCTTGGAAAGCCGGTATCATTTGTTTACTATATTTTTAtaccaaataaataaaaatgtactACATGTTTCTTTAATTTTACAATATATGCAATATATTTTTAAACTATAGTTAATTTATGTTTAGGTACGAATTTTTTCAATTAAGATATGATGCTAGAGGTAGACGGGGGTTTACAACGTTGCAGAAATGTGCTGCGTCCATTCGTTTGATGGCTATGGGGGAGTCACCCGACACCATGGACGAATATATGAGAATGTCTgaaagaaccgcaagagagagtttGTATACATTGTCAAGGGGTATTGTTGAAACTTTTGGAGACGTGTATTTGCGGAAACCTTCGTTGCATGATTTGCAAGAATTGTATACGGCGCATGAAGAACGTCATGGGTTTCCCGGAATGATCGAAAACATTGATTGCACACACTGGAAATGGAAAAATTGTCCGGTAGCACGGAAAGGGCAATACACAAGTGGTCATCACGGATCACCTTCATTGGTGTTAGAGGCTGTGGCTTCTCAAAATTTATGGATTTGGCATGCATTTTTTGGGGTTGCGGCTTCCAACAACGACGTCAACGTTCTTGATCAGTCGGCAATATTCGACGATCTTTTGAATGGAAAAGCCTCGGATGCTCCTTTCACGGTGAATGGAAACGAATACAAATATGGCTATTACCTTACAGATGGAATATATCCTCAGTATTCCACATTCGTAAAGGCATTCCGCCACCCGGTTGAAGAACGAGACAAATTTTTTAAGAGAAGACAAGAAGGAGCACGTAAGGATGTGAAACGTGCTTTTGGAGTGCTGAAGGCGAAGTGGCATATAGTGGAACATGCAGCACGACCATTGGATTTAGAAACTTTACGATatatcatgtatgcatgtatcataatgcataacatggtaGTAGAAGATAAAGAGAGAAATATTGCACACTATATCCCAACAGAGCCCAGACACGTTCAATTTCAACCAGGAACAACAGATTATTTGCATCGCGTTGTTGACATTCAGGACGCAAATAAACACAGATAACTTCGAGAGGATTTGGCGGATTATATCTTCTATGGTAACAATAACGATAATGAATAgcgttgtcttttttttttttgaatttagatgttatttctttttttgtttttggatattatgtgtaatttagcctttatgttaattttaatctttaaaaatttttaatttttttaataatttttaaacattatgttttatttattatttatatttaaaaaatatttgtatcaatttaaaaaaaatcgaaataaataaaaaataaattataaaatgaaaaaaaaaaagtataaaaaaacgaaatagtaaaaaaaaacaaaaaaattatttatttttaaaaagttgATGTTGCATCTTGTTGTCCATTTCCTCCCTTGGCCAGCCACACCAGCTCTCTAAATATAAATATGACAGTTATCCAGACCATGCTCTCTGGTGGTATGCAGAAGAGAGAAGAGAAGGGAAAGGAAGCATTGGATGTAGACGTGGCTGTAAGTAAATCCATTCCTATAGAATCTGTGATTGATGATGGTGGACACAACGGTGATGGCGGCTTTCTCTCTCGCATCTCCACTCTCCACCCTTCACCTCTCCAATTTTAGGGCATCTTCACCCCTTTTCTCGCTTCGTCCCTCCACctcatcctcctcctcctccttccgTCGTCTTCTTATTCTTTCTAACAACACTTTCAGCAATCCTTGCCATGTCAATTCCTCCTTCACACACCCTTTTCATTCAACATCAACATTCCTTATGTCCACCGAGGATTCCTTTGCTAGGtcctcatcttcttcttcttcctgcagcagcagcagcagcgatGACAACCatagttccacaattgaagacga
This window encodes:
- the LOC111900946 gene encoding protein ALP1-like; the encoded protein is MLNRNRQEGHEHLYRDYFADNCVYGAKDFKRRFRLSRDVFLRIANALESRYEFFQLRYDARGRRGFTTLQKCAASIRLMAMGESPDTMDEYMRMSERTARESLYTLSRGIVETFGDVYLRKPSLHDLQELYTAHEERHGFPGMIENIDCTHWKWKNCPVARKGQYTSGHHGSPSLVLEAVASQNLWIWHAFFGVAASNNDVNVLDQSAIFDDLLNGKASDAPFTVNGNEYKYGYYLTDGIYPQYSTFVKAFRHPVEERDKFFKRRQEGARKDVKRAFGVLKAKWHIVEHAARPLDLETLRYIMYACIIMHNMVVEDKERNIAHYIPTEPRHVQFQPGTTDYLHRVVDIQDANKHR